atcctcatttttgctactttcatcttctggcaatgtgagttcttaacgggtcaacactcagccccatacatcatggctggtctaaccaccGATTTATAGAaattacctttgagtatcggtggcactctcttgtcacacaagactccagatgctaacctccacttcatccatcctaccccaatatggtgtgtgacatcctcatcgatctcccctcccccctggataactgaaccaaggtacttgaagctgcctctactcaggatgacctgcgaatcaagcctcacatccacgcctacttcccctggctcagcgctgaacttacacttaAGGTAtttcgtcttcgtcctgctcagcttgaaacccttagacttaaGAGCCTGTCTCTAAACCTCTAGCCTCTCGTTAATatcggctcgcgactcatcaatcagaactatgtcattggcgaatagcatgcaccatggcacctccccttgaatatggagtgttaacgcgtccatcaccatggcgaataagaacggactgagcacagaaccttggtgtaaccccattacaacccgagtcttagccccatcatacatgtccttaatcaccataatgtagggaactgacacactttttgcctccaggcatctccagacaacttctctaggaaccttatcatacgctttctctaggtcaataaacaccatgtgcagatccttcttcctctctctgtacagttccaccaacctcctaacaaggtgtatagcttctgtagtcgaacgacccggcatgaacccgaactggttgtcggatacagacattatcatcctcaccctcgcttcaaccaccctctcccacactttcatagtatgactcactaatttgatacccctataattgttacaactctggatatcacctttgttcttatacaatagaaccaccgtactccacctccactcatccggcatcctcttcgccttgaaaataacattaaataacctagtcaaCCATTCCAAACCTTCTATCCCCACCCACTTCCAAAATTTCTCCGGTTGAGCGATGGCCGCGCTCCCTGTGTTTGGGGCGAGACAAAATCCCATCCGATGTCAACTACGGATCGACATTTAccaaaaaaagaagatttttaccttatttagacttgtactaggtaTTACAACCCATATTCGCATACGTTAGATCACGACGTACGTTAGTCGGCGTAAATccgagaagagattatctttgagatgataagaaattaatcctattggtcttaaatgatacaagggtgtataagagtgttTAACAAGTATTataagttaaacgaatcaaggatgttgtaactcGTATTTTCCGGTAAAACTAGAAGAGCTTAATATTCTCAGAAGGtcgtgttttaaggtatttcaatcatataatatccatatCATAAGTTTTGAAGCCAAacaagttatgaaacaaaagtcaacaaaagttgtcgcaacttacgttcataattttacttaaactttaggtcaacaGTTACtaagattttctcccaatatacttggaattacggggtgatatacccataaaattgaatatatatgagtctagtttccaacacattaaacttTTTGTCGATACAACATTGGAGTaaagagatattcgcatttttacGAGACAGCGCAACCAGCTCTctttgggacccacataggcggttgagatatattgatatatatgagaCGCTTTAATACCGTTTTAACTCATTCCTTTTCACTCCATTAAGACCCTAAACACCTAAAAactctctctcaaggttctctcatgatccaataCACAAACAAAGGgtaaacaacacaaatcaagtgtcgaaaatcccgtggcgctagtaagtttcttgttattcttgttgttgctgattttggtatggttcCGGCTCGTTTTGGAAGTTATTTTAAGTGGTTTAAGTTCTGTAAAATACTCTCTCAAGTTTTTTATATCAACTCtgggtgatttcaagtcttccaaagtgattctagtgccgaaaaccctgaattgattgctagttttgcttccttgttcttgtggcagcattGGAAGGATATTCCATGGTGAAGTGAGGTAAAATTGGCATTTTTTTTTATCTGTTTAAATGTAAGAAACCTCTTAttctacatgtatttaagattatccaagttgcggctaggTCGTtcaagctagaacttgtgagatatatatcaaaaggcttgttagtaatgttgttggttggtggactattttgggaggcttaatatgattattattgatgttatttgggctgtttggtgaatCTTTTAACTTTTTGGAAGTCATAttaataggggaggtgctgttcatttcatcgtaaaataggttgcggtcgatatataatagttacgacgcttaaacaaTAACGATAGTATCATTtttcttattgtagactaaggagtcatgacatTTGCAAAGCTTGAGATTGGGCAGTacatacaaggtatgtgaggctatccctttccttcttttgcatgactctgattgtacataatgtaatgaacgagcttcaaaagatactccactcttagaagctagcagtacttacattgtttaCCTACTTATGGAATgcttgatgttgatgttgcttaTCTTATTATTATGTTATTAATGTTGTTGGTACTTACTGATTCTTATAATATTCATGATGAAGAATTAGTCCTAATAACGGATACGGAGGATACCGAACCTACATCACTCCGAAAGGTTtagaatgtgattccaatgagtccaacatgcattttatttgtacctattttactctaccgagccgcgctatagtcggccgggtatggcacctattgtgcaatgACTTATCAGTAGGGTTTTaacgagctccacgtggccgggtacgattctaccgagccttataatGGACGGGTACGTTTTTACTAAGCCTATTATAgctgggtacgatatgatgatgatggcCACAGaagcatatgttttaaaagtatatatatatatatatatatatatatatatcatgcatttcatgtcagtcgcCCTCAGAGGTACTTAGATGTTACAGGTTATATATTATCTATCCATgttttcctgccttacatactcagtactatattcgtactgacatctcttttatttttggacgctgcatgtcgtgttgCAGGTCTTGATAGACATGTAGACGCAGCTCACCGACCACAGTAGGCtgcccagttcagcggttattggcgagatccgtTCTCTGGATTTGTCGTAGTCTTGGTATGcacttttgttatagacattatgggtatgtcggggccctgtcccggcaATGTTGcaacacttatgttcctttagaggctcatagctaggtgtcgactcatgtatagtttggattgccttgtcggctgatttttgttgtatagtctctcatggcaGCTTGTCAGCTTgtaccttatatatagcttcatgacagccttgtcggcccatgttatgaatgttcatgccattatctgtcattgttggttgttcatgattcatgtctaccatttatgttgAACTCGTCGACACttatagataataagaaaggttagctaaaatgtatgttggtgctcggcaagtatggcccgggttccAGTCATGGACCTCCAATTTGGgttgacaaacttggtatcagagcaagtttGTCCTAGGtattgtctatgagccgtgtctagtagagtcttaatTGTGGATGTGTAGTGTgtcacatttataatcaggaggctacatgacatctagggttgttaccatcttcctgaatctagatcgtgcgtagagttgagtcgtaagtgttcatctctaatattcaccttgttttctttcagcgatgccttcgactaggaagcaagcaattagtaaacggcttaaGACAGCTGCGGGAGTGCGTACCGATCAGGTGCCTTCATCCAGAGTAGGCCAAAGTGAGTTTCAGGGCAAGGAACCGTCTCATACCTCATCTACTCCAtttcctccagaggatattaggagggacCCAGCACCTCTTGTTCCTCCGTCTGGAAATATAGACCACGATATGAGTAGTcaggtgcagttgttgactagattGGTAGCTGCTCAGGTTTAGAGGCAGAATATCGGTGTTGCTGATAAActggttagtgcgagagttcgtgatattATTAATCTAGATCCTCTAGTGTTTActggatcagaccccaaggaggacccacagacctttattgatcaggttcatcatACACAGTGGGTTATGCAcgctagtgatacagaggcagtagagttggcttcttatcggttatgagatttagcggttttctggtatgatagttgggagataTCCAACGGTCCAAACTCTCCTCCAgttgtgtggaaggaattttctgaggcctttcttcatcactacttgttagttgagatacgacgagctagagttGATAAGTTCTTGATCTTTCGACAAGGTAATATGAGTGTGCGAGAGTATAGTATGCattttgattctttagcaaggtatgctccccatatggtggccgagatgagggATAGGATGCACCTGTTCGTGaatgggttgggaccacatctgataaatgagtgcatgACAGCCTCCTTGgtggagggcatggatatttcccgtattcaggcttatgcctaGACACTAGAGGATCGTAAATGCCAGCGAAGGGAAGATAAATGAGTGCATGACAGCCTCCTTGTttgcgccacctgtagctagtgctcctccatagtttcagaggcctcggtatgatcgatctATCTATTCTGGTCTAGGTCAGAGTTCGTGGGCATCAGGCTCAAAATATCATAGGGCTATTAGTCAGACGAGCCCCCCAGTACCCCGTTGTGATCAGTACATCAAGGCCCACTTTGGATTGTGTTATCGAGGTTCCAATTTTTGCTATTCTTGTggacagcctggccatatgatACGGGATTTTCCTAACAGatgaggtggtggtatggctcagccaACTAGATCTATGTCTATCCATgcttacattactgttcttatttatgctttcctgtcttacatactcagtactatattcgtactgacatctcttttatttgtggacgctgcatgtcgtgctgcaggtcttGATAGACATGTAGACGCAGCTCACCGACCACAGTAGGCTGCCTAGTTTAGCGATTATTGGCGAGATCCGTTCTCCGGATttgtcgtggtcttggtatgcacttttgttatagacattataggtatgtcggggccctgtcccggcaATGTTGcaacacttatgttcctttagaggctcatagataggtatcgactcatgtatagtttggattgccttgtcggctgatttttttTATATAGTCTCTCATGGAAGCTTGTCAGCTTgtaccttatatatagcttcatgacagccttgtcggcccatgttatgtatgttcatgccattaactgtcattgttggttgttcatgattcatgtctactatttatgTTGATCTCGTCGACACttatagataataagaaaggttagctaaaatgtatgttggtgctcggcaagtatggcccgggttccAGTCATGGACCTCCAATTTGGgttgacaaacttggtatcagagtaagTTTGTCCTAGGtattgtctatgagccgtgtctagtagagtcttaatTGTGGATGTGTAGTGTGTCACATTTAcaatcaggaggctacatgacatctagggttgttaccatcttcctgaatctagatcgtgcgtagagttgagtcgtaagtgttcatctctaatattcaccttgttttctttcagcgatgtcttcgactaggaagcaaccgattagtaaacggcttgagaTAGCTGCGGGAGTGGGTACCGGTCAGGTGCCTCCATCCAGAGTAGCCCAAAGTGAGTTTCAGAGCAAGGAACCGTCTCATACCTCATCTACTTTGTTTCCTCCAGAGGATACTAGGAGGGACCCAGCACCTCttgttcctccgtctggcactacagaccacgatatgagTAGTCCGGTGCAGTTTTTGACTAGATTGGTAGCTGCTCAGGTTCAGAGGCAGAATATCGGTGTTGCTGATAAACGGGTTAGTGCAAGATTTTGTGATATTATTAAtctagatcctccagtgtttactggatcagaccccaaggagga
The DNA window shown above is from Nicotiana tomentosiformis chromosome 8, ASM39032v3, whole genome shotgun sequence and carries:
- the LOC138897448 gene encoding uncharacterized protein, with product MAPIELNELKDQLKDLLDKGFIRPSTSSWGAPMLFVRKKDGSLRICFDYKQLNKVTIKNKYLLQTMPSTRKQAISKRLKTAAGVRTDQVPSSRVGQSEFQGKEPSHTSSTPFPPEDIRRDPAPLVPPSGNIDHDMSSQVQLLTRLVAAQTPRRTHRPLLISWEISNGPNSPPVVWKEFSEAFLHHYLLVEIRRARVDKFLIFRQGNMSVREYSMHFDSLASTIFVLTSLLFVDAACRAAAMSSTRKQPISKRLEIAAGVGTGQVPPSRVAQSEFQSKEPSHTSSTLFPPEDTRRDPAPLVPPSGTTDHDMSSPVQFLTRLVAAQVQRQNIGVADKRVSARFCDIINLDPPVFTGSDPKEDPHTFIDQVHHTLRVMHASDIEVVELASYRLQDVAFFWYDSWEISNGPNSPPVVWKEFSEAFLHHNLPVEIRRARVNKFLILRQGNMSVREYSMQFDSLASWLEFLKDYDVEILYHPSKANVVTDVLSSKSMGSLVHIEAGRQGLTKELHQLANMRIRLLDSNDGGIIVQNTVVKARQYEDPTLVRLREGIQQRKITDFEIGGDRALR